In Nocardia asteroides, the following proteins share a genomic window:
- a CDS encoding YaeQ family protein, which yields MALSATLHHFAVQLADVDRGVYEDLELRVARHPSETPEYMLTRILAYCLQYEEGIVFSEGGISATDEPAVQIRDLTGQVTAWIEVGAPDAERVHRGSKLAGRAAVYTHRDPAKVLASYAGKKIHRAEDIPLYAVDRALIDAAVPLIDRRNTLSLSVTEGELYLDLNGTSLRGEITEHRLG from the coding sequence ATGGCACTCAGCGCAACCCTGCACCATTTCGCCGTCCAGCTCGCCGACGTCGACCGTGGCGTCTACGAGGACCTCGAGCTGCGGGTCGCCCGCCATCCGTCGGAGACGCCCGAGTACATGCTCACCCGCATCCTCGCCTACTGCCTGCAGTACGAGGAGGGCATCGTCTTCAGCGAGGGCGGCATCTCGGCCACCGACGAACCGGCCGTGCAGATCCGCGATCTCACCGGGCAGGTCACCGCCTGGATCGAGGTCGGCGCGCCCGATGCCGAGCGCGTCCACCGGGGCAGCAAGCTGGCCGGTCGCGCCGCCGTGTACACCCATCGCGACCCGGCCAAGGTACTGGCGTCCTACGCGGGCAAGAAGATCCACCGCGCCGAGGACATCCCGCTCTACGCCGTCGACCGCGCCCTCATCGACGCCGCGGTGCCGCTGATCGACCGCCGCAACACCCTGAGCCTGTCGGTCACCGAGGGGGAGCTGTACCTGGATCTCAACGGAACCAGTCTGCGCGGGGAGATCACCGAGCACCGGCTCGGCTGA
- a CDS encoding alpha/beta hydrolase fold domain-containing protein — protein sequence MPSVLSRIVVPAFLRVTRANRNYVSAEAAREHVRRRGADPVAYAPPKRLRGVTVSHVEDRGWPVYTLAPAAGESRGGLVYAHGGGWVGEIAPQHWHLAARLASQLRLTVTVPIYPLIPRGTAAQVIPRFAELVTESAERHGPTFLAGDSAGGQIALSTALHLRDSGAAPIPRTVLISPALDLTLENPEITAVLPRDPWLGRDGGLVFGELWSGDLPMKNPMVSPLFGDFTGLGPLTVFSGTEDILNPDTRLLVAKARAAGVEVDYHEGDGLVHVYPLTPTPEGAAARRVIVESLRAHL from the coding sequence GTGCCCAGTGTGCTGAGCCGGATCGTCGTCCCCGCGTTCCTGCGGGTCACCAGGGCGAACCGCAACTATGTGAGCGCCGAGGCCGCGCGCGAGCACGTGCGCCGTCGCGGCGCCGACCCGGTGGCCTACGCGCCGCCGAAGCGGCTGCGCGGCGTGACGGTCTCGCACGTCGAGGATCGCGGCTGGCCGGTCTACACGCTGGCCCCGGCGGCGGGGGAGTCGCGTGGCGGGCTGGTGTACGCGCACGGTGGTGGGTGGGTCGGCGAGATCGCCCCGCAGCATTGGCATCTGGCCGCGCGGCTGGCGAGTCAGCTGCGGCTCACCGTCACCGTCCCGATCTACCCGCTGATTCCGCGCGGCACCGCGGCCCAGGTGATTCCGCGGTTCGCCGAACTCGTCACCGAGAGCGCCGAGCGTCACGGCCCCACCTTCCTGGCCGGTGACTCCGCGGGCGGCCAGATCGCCCTGTCGACCGCGCTGCACCTGCGCGACTCCGGGGCGGCGCCGATTCCGCGCACCGTGCTGATCTCACCCGCGCTCGATCTCACCCTGGAGAATCCGGAGATCACCGCGGTGCTGCCCCGCGATCCGTGGCTCGGCCGGGACGGCGGACTGGTCTTCGGCGAGCTGTGGAGCGGCGACCTGCCGATGAAGAACCCCATGGTCAGCCCCCTGTTCGGCGACTTCACCGGGCTCGGCCCGCTCACCGTGTTCAGCGGCACCGAGGACATCCTCAACCCGGACACCCGGCTGCTGGTGGCCAAGGCGCGCGCGGCGGGCGTGGAGGTCGACTACCACGAGGGCGACGGCCTGGTGCACGTTTACCCCCTGACCCCCACCCCCGAGGGCGCCGCCGCGCGCCGCGTCATCGTCGAGTCCCTGCGCGCCCACCTGTAG
- a CDS encoding MmcQ/YjbR family DNA-binding protein, with translation MVVSGEDVRAVVAALPETVEQFAWGMPIFKVAGKLFLTLPEDETSMAVRCPVLDRDELVLAEPDKFWIAAHEAGNPWVRVRLAALDDREELEAIVTDSWRLAAPRALLEDG, from the coding sequence ATGGTGGTCAGTGGGGAGGATGTCCGGGCCGTCGTCGCGGCGCTGCCCGAGACGGTGGAGCAATTCGCCTGGGGCATGCCGATTTTCAAGGTCGCGGGCAAGCTGTTCCTGACGTTGCCCGAGGACGAGACCTCGATGGCGGTGCGCTGCCCGGTGCTCGACCGCGACGAACTGGTCCTCGCCGAACCGGACAAGTTCTGGATCGCCGCGCACGAGGCGGGCAATCCGTGGGTCCGGGTCCGGCTGGCCGCCCTGGACGATCGCGAGGAACTGGAGGCGATCGTCACCGACTCCTGGCGGCTGGCCGCGCCCCGGGCCCTGCTCGAGGACGGCTAG
- a CDS encoding metal ABC transporter permease: MSLEEFFVDPLRYEFMVRALATTVTAAVVCAVLSCWLVLIGWSLMGDAVSHAVLPGVVLAYIVGWPFAVGAVIFGFLAVALIGVVRDTSRVKEDAAIGIVFTTLFAFGLVLVSVTPSQTDLNHIVFGNLLGVSRGEMIQIMILAAIVLTALLLKRRDFTLYAFDATHAHAIGLNPRVLGTALLALLALTSVVALQAVGVVLVVAMLIIPGATAYLLTDRFGRMLVIAPTVSVVCAVTGLYLSYHLDTAAGGMVVVTQGVAFTLVYLFAPRHGIIGRRLSAARARTGSKVAVGS, translated from the coding sequence ATGAGCCTCGAGGAATTCTTCGTCGACCCGCTGCGCTACGAGTTCATGGTCCGCGCGCTCGCGACCACCGTCACCGCCGCGGTGGTGTGCGCGGTGCTGTCGTGCTGGTTGGTGCTGATCGGCTGGTCGCTGATGGGCGACGCGGTCTCGCACGCCGTGCTGCCCGGCGTGGTGCTGGCCTACATCGTGGGCTGGCCGTTCGCGGTGGGCGCGGTGATCTTCGGTTTCCTCGCGGTCGCGCTGATCGGGGTGGTCCGCGACACCAGCCGGGTGAAGGAGGACGCCGCGATCGGCATCGTGTTCACGACGCTGTTCGCGTTCGGTCTGGTGCTGGTCTCGGTGACGCCGAGCCAGACCGACCTCAACCACATCGTGTTCGGCAATCTGCTCGGTGTGAGCCGCGGCGAGATGATCCAGATCATGATCCTGGCCGCGATCGTGCTGACGGCGCTGCTGCTCAAGCGACGCGACTTCACGCTGTACGCCTTCGACGCCACGCACGCCCACGCGATCGGGCTCAATCCGCGCGTCCTGGGCACGGCGCTGCTGGCGCTGCTCGCCCTCACCTCGGTGGTGGCGTTGCAGGCCGTCGGCGTGGTGCTGGTGGTCGCCATGCTGATCATTCCCGGCGCGACGGCGTATCTGCTGACCGATCGGTTCGGCCGGATGCTGGTCATCGCGCCCACGGTGTCGGTGGTGTGCGCGGTGACCGGGCTCTACCTCAGCTACCACCTCGACACCGCCGCGGGCGGCATGGTGGTGGTGACCCAGGGGGTGGCCTTCACGCTGGTCTATCTGTTCGCGCCCCGGCACGGGATCATCGGCCGCAGGCTGAGCGCGGCCAGGGCGCGCACGGGATCGAAAGTCGCCGTCGGAAGCTGA